DNA sequence from the Callospermophilus lateralis isolate mCalLat2 chromosome 2, mCalLat2.hap1, whole genome shotgun sequence genome:
CCAGGCCTCTGATGTAGCTGCCGTCCTGCACACTGACTGTGGGATCCACGGACACAAgcctgatgggctcccttcagcaCTGCCGCTGCCAGCTACCCAAGATGGGTGACACCTGGGCCCAGCTTCCTTGGCCTGGACCTTCCCAACCAGCCATGCTGCTGGTCTCCCTCCTTTTGGCAACTGGGGTGATGCACTCAGATGCGGGATCCAGCTGCCCGGTCCTTTGCACGTGCCATAACCAGGTTGTGGACTGCAGCAGCCAGCGGCTATTCTCTGTGCCCCCAGATCTGCCGATGGACACGCGCAACCTGAGCCTGGCCCACAACCGGATCTCGGCCGTGCCGCCTGGCTATCTCACATGCTACATGGAGCTCCGGGTGCTGGATTTGCGTAACAACTCTCTGATGGAGCTGCCCCCGGGCCTCTTCCTCCATGCCAAGCGCTTGGCACACCTAGATCTGAGCTACAACAACCTCAGCCATGTGCCCGCTGACATGTTCCGGGAGGCCCACGGGCTGGTGCACATcgacctgagccacaacccatggCTGCGCAGAGTCCACCCCCAGGCCTTCCAGGGCCTGGTGCAGCTCCGAGACCTGGACCTCAGCTACGGGGGCCTGGCCTTCCTCAGCCTCGAGGCTCTCGAGGGCCTGCCGGGGCTGGTGACCCTACAGATTGGGGGCAACCCCTGGGTGTGTGGCTGCACCATGGAGCCCTTGCTGAAGTGGCTGCGGAACCGGATCCAGCGCTGTACGGCCGGTAAGGGACTTGGCCAGACAGGGCCAccgtggggtggggaggggagactTGGAGCTCCCGAGTGTCTTGTGTGTGCTCTGTCCCTGCTTGCCTCTTGGGCACGTGCTCTTTCTGTCAACAAGTTTTTTGTTGAATTCTTGGAGAGCATGAGAAGTGCTGGGGACCCATCCCCTCATGAAATAGAAGGCCCCTTGCCTCTGTGGCAGCTACTACTTAATGAGGCAGACAGAGAGTAAACAAGCGGGCATAACTGACTGCAAATGACATTTAAGAGGTTTTCACCATGATTTAAGAATTTGGCCTatagcatctcttccaacccctttTTTAtgatccccattttacaggtgaagaaaCTGATTTAGAACAATGAAGAGGCTTGCCCAGAGTGGCTCATTTAGAAAGTGGCAGGGCCCTAGATAAAACTTAGTTTTCCCCAACTTCTAAGCCTCATTCTACTCAACCCGGCTGCTTTTTAAGTTGGGAGTGCTGGGAAAATCCTAAGAAACAGCAATGGCCAACACTATTTATTTGAATACTTACTATCTGCCAGTCCCTATTCAAATGTGTTACATATTTGAGCTTCTCCTATCTTCCCATGAGCCCTAGTGAGGAAAGGAGGAAaccaaggcacagagaggttcATTTGCTTGCTCAAAGTTACACAGTTCCTAAGTGTTGAAATCAGGATTCTGACACTGAAAGTCTAGCTGTCCTCTGGCCAGATCCCAAGAGTCAGATTCTGGACTAACAGAGCCCAAGTTCTGGACTGGTCAAGGGTCCTTCGTGGAGATTTGGGCATGAGGCCTGGGAGAAGAAGCTGAGATGTGGCAATTTAACCCATCAGTCCCAACTGGAGAGTGGATTGGAGCCTGGAAGGAGCCCAGGCATGCAGGTTTGATGGGTCCTGGTGTCACCCAGTGGTGTCCAAGCCTGGCCCAGAGGCAGGAAAAGTTCAACAGTGGTCTCAGCCTCCAGCTCTCCTGTGTGACAGCCCTGAGCCTA
Encoded proteins:
- the Lrrc55 gene encoding leucine-rich repeat-containing protein 55 is translated as MGSLQHCRCQLPKMGDTWAQLPWPGPSQPAMLLVSLLLATGVMHSDAGSSCPVLCTCHNQVVDCSSQRLFSVPPDLPMDTRNLSLAHNRISAVPPGYLTCYMELRVLDLRNNSLMELPPGLFLHAKRLAHLDLSYNNLSHVPADMFREAHGLVHIDLSHNPWLRRVHPQAFQGLVQLRDLDLSYGGLAFLSLEALEGLPGLVTLQIGGNPWVCGCTMEPLLKWLRNRIQRCTADSQLAECRGPPEVEGAPLFSLTEESFKACHLTLTLDDYLFIAFVGFVVSIASVATNFLLGITANCCHRWSKASEEEEI